atagctaaaacttagagaaaattgaattataatttgaaattataatccaattttgcaagtctttttttttttttttttgagagagagtttcaacctatggcgtgaCTTGGCCTCTGCTCTTGATGAtgactctttattattagaccaagacactaatcagtttttggtgtaggtaggaattgaactctagatctcttattcaaccattagagattttactaattgagctaactggaacccacacgtctaaatttatgtggagaCTACACTATAGTTATCCACTTAGCATGTGTCGtgtgtctacttaagttttttaatttttgtgttaagtgagttaatgaatgcaaaatactaagaatctaatattaatgaactttaaaaaaaaaaaaaaaaacaattacatatactcaataaaaatcaccatatGTTACAattacatatactcaataaaaatcaccacatgtttttcaaaaaataaataaaataaaaataaccacacattctatcttattaaaaattagaaaaaatgatcataagtagtattaaatttaggtaagaattttaatatgtgactaattatatttacttaaaaaaacaattacatatactcaataaaaatcaccacgtTACGattacatatactcaataaaaatcacatgtttttcaaaaaataaataaaataaaaatcatcacacGTTCtaccttattaaaaattagaaaaaaaaatgatcataagtagtattaaatttaggtaagaattttaatgtgactaattatatttacttaaaaaaataatttgactaattatctatattttatgataaaaattgtgtttaattttaaatgtatctatacaTATACATGaatgtatgtgtttttttttataaataatttgactaattatctatatttttataataaaaagtttgtttaattttaaatatttccatgcgtttgcatggagttacatgctagttcacactaatgaaaaaagaaagtcCTAGTTTATGTTAGTCATAGATACTACATAGATAATGGAATTAAATTCTTTGAGATCTAAGTTGATTAGCTTGTGAAAGCACATGCCTATGAATAGGTTTACTAcaaataactcaaaaaaaaagaaaaagcaagcCCTATTTAGATCAAGATCTAGTAacataactttttctttttaaaattgtttatacAAAGAtctataaaatgattttttttggggtaataAGTGCGGTACATATTGActtttaactacaaaattttatttgcatctcaaatatatattcacaactttttttttaatatacaatcAACAAAATATTAACAAAGGAACCAAAAACTATAGAAAGGATGCCAAAATCTTACGTATTAGCTCATGAGCAATACACAAGATTAGTTGTGATGtattagctctttttttttcttttctttttttgagaaagtgatGTATTAGCAATTGAGCAAGCTAacacaactttttctttttgaaattgtttatgATCCATAAATTATAATGATTTCCTTTTGGTGATAAGTGTGGTTAATGTTAGAATTGAATATTGATGTTCAACAAACTACCTTATAATTTCCTTTTGGTAATAATTGTGGTTTATGATGTTAGAATTGAATATTGATCTCTCAACAAACTTGTCAAATTGATCTATAGACttcactataaaaaaataaaaaataaatggaattaTACCAACACAATCCataaaaatatacaacaaaaatAGAACATAATGGAGCATTTGAATGTCAACAAACTAACTTATTATTTCCTTTTGATAATAATTGTGGTTCATGATGTTAGAATTGAATATTGATCTTGCAACAAACTAGTCAAATTGATCTATATActtcactataaaaaaaaataaaaaaaattggaattatACCAACACaattcataaaaatatacaacaaaaatAGAACATAATGGAGCATTTGAATACATTTTGAATCAAGATCTAAAAAGTCCAAAAGTCTTAACaccccaccaaaatttaaaaataaaaaattacaacttcacACAAATCccaatacaaatttataaatcTAGGGTcctaaaaagcaaacaaagtaaactaaaacattaattaaaaagccctttttcttcttcttcaacattAATAAAGGTCACaatttatatcttttcttttcattcaaatTTCACATGATGGAACAAGAAGTTGGGTTCTCATCACTAAATGCTGTGGTGTACCGCACCTCAAGCGAGCTCGCACGTGCCAGCTGCGAGACTTGCGGGTCTGGGTTTCGCACGTACCCGGCAGGGGCTTTTCTGTCATAAATCCCAGCAGCATAAGGGTGGGCCACTTCATCGTACGGCACGTAGGGCCAGAGCTCGGCTTTCTTGCCCGTTCGATGTTGAACACGTGACACTACCTTCGCTGGTTCAACGTATCCGACGACTGTTAGCTTGTTGGCTTTTCGCTCTACGTCCACTTGCGTCACACCCTTCATTCCCTCCACTGCCTTTTTTACCCTCCTCTCGCATCCTTCACAGTCTATTTTTACCTTGATCTCCACCGTCTGTTCAtatcacaaaaccaaaattaatcgATCAGTTCATACGTGGCAAAATTTAATTGGGGCTCATTTCTAGTGTACAAATGCAATAGAAAATTGATATTACTTCAATTACAAATTTATCGcttcaattttaaaattcatagtaaaaaaatttggacaatAGTATTATATTATGAATGTACGActcaatgatgaaaaatatatttaaaaaattcatatatttatcAACAATTTATAATAGCCTCAAAAATCCATCTTTCACCAAAAACAATACTTTAAACACTGCTAGAGCCTAAGAGACTATTTGgtataaaaatttatacatatattttcagtttttaaataattttacgCACATTTTCAACTTGCCAATCTACCACTAattcttttgttatttaaatctagcattttttaaaatattgcgTTTTTAAGCATCACTCTTTATAACATAAACCTCATTTAATAATGGAAAAAGGCTAAAATTTCTATTGAttgtattataatttataaataaattaaaagaatataaataacaTAGTAAATTagccttttaaaataaaaaatttaaaataaaggtgaaacaaaaaaggaaagattCTCTATTAGGTGGGCCTAACTCTCAAAAGATCATCATAGTTGTTTTGGACTATTATGGGTATATTCCCAGAAGACACCTTGACCAGTAATTACACGCTACACAGACTGGCTTTCCGGTGAGAGCTCAGCTGAGCAAATTAAAGACTTTTCTAATTACAATACGACATCTCACTACCTCAGCTCAGACTTTAGAGAAAAAGCCATAAAGGGT
This portion of the Castanea sativa cultivar Marrone di Chiusa Pesio chromosome 7, ASM4071231v1 genome encodes:
- the LOC142642748 gene encoding heavy metal-associated isoprenylated plant protein 26-like → MGALDHFSHLFDCSTGHSKLHKRKQLQTVEIKVKIDCEGCERRVKKAVEGMKGVTQVDVERKANKLTVVGYVEPAKVVSRVQHRTGKKAELWPYVPYDEVAHPYAAGIYDRKAPAGYVRNPDPQVSQLARASSLEVRYTTAFSDENPTSCSIM